Part of the Raphanus sativus cultivar WK10039 unplaced genomic scaffold, ASM80110v3 Scaffold2196, whole genome shotgun sequence genome, AACAAAAGCTAAGTCGTTGGAGTCAGCAACAACCTCTTTCAATTGTCTGAAGAACCACCCCCATGAATCATCATTCTCTGAATCAACAACTCCAAATGCTAACGGATACAGATTAGAGTTACCATCAACAGCAGTAGCAACAAGTAGAACtcctttgtatttatttttcagaaacGTTCCATCTACAACGATCACCCTACGCATTGTATTGTAGAATCCTCTAACTGATTGCCCAAACGACATAAATAGATACAAGAATCTCCCATCGTCAGCAGTTTCATAGTGAGTATGCGTACCAGGATTAGCTTCTTTGATCATATGCAAATATTTAGGTATTTTAGCATAACTTTCATCTGGTATACCTCTAACAGCTGCTATTGCAAACTCACGAGCTTCCCAAGCGTGCGAATAAGTGATCTCAACACTGTGCTCCATTCTCATAAATTGAATGATCTCGTTTGATTTTGGGCCTTCATTTGAATCATCAAATCGATGTTGTATCAGACTCCCAATTGTTCTTGCCGATGCTGTTTTCCCAAACTTGCTTCTCTTCGAAGGAGCACATGTATGTCTTCCCTCGCACTTGTTGATCATGAAGTATGTAGACCCATCCAGACATCCCGCACGCACAGCCCAGTTGCACAATCTATCCTTACATCGAATGTACCACCACTTTCTAGTAGATTTGTTAACAGTGTAATCAAAATGATGCTTCATCGCCCAAATCTCCATTGTTGCTTTAAGAACCATTTTACTTCTGAAAATTTGATCCTTCTTCACAAAATCTGGGCGCAAAGATTTACCATCCTTTTCAGTAAGGATTTGAAAACTTTTGTTTTCACTGTCTCCGTTTTCGTCACCACAACCATCCCCAGCGACTTGCTCCTTCCTTGTATCACAAGGCTCCTTTGACGCTTTGACAAAATCTGCTGGATTTATTTCAGGAACTTCCTCATCCTCAATATTACTTGAATCACACGGCTCCTTATTCAAATCGATGTTGACTCGTTCCTTTTGATTCACACCACTACTAGAGAACGTGACACACAAGGTAGGACCTAAACCCTTCTTCGCATAGCCCATAAAGTTAGCTACTTGTCGATCATTGCTGATGATAATGGGAGGATTCCCTCTCTGATTCACCATCTCATAACTCAACTCAACATTAACAGAATTAGGTTCCACGCCATAATCATCACACACCATGATCTTTAGCCGCTCCAACACAGTTGTAGCATCTAATGTCACCATTCGACCACGCCTGTCTTTGTCTACCACGAAACTCCACTCCTCGCTGGAACTAGACACCCATTCACCAGATTTGACATATATTAGAACCATGTTGATAGAGAGAAGagggaagagagaaagagagaagagagaagagagaagagaagagaaggccgcgataaacacaaaaaacaaagagaagggGATCGTGGCTTCGTGGGAGGAGGAGGAAAACGTGGGATATCAAGAAAATATTCTCCAAGATTTTTAGGTTAGATTTAGGAAACTTCTAAAAcagaaaatggaagtttccatttttttcggATTTGCCTAGAATACGTAATATACCCAATCCAGAATATAGTACAACACGTGCAACACCTATTCTTCCTAAGGCGTCACATAAGGTAAAAGGCATAAGAGCCTATGACACGATTTAAGTTAGGTACATCATAGAGTTCAAGATATATATCGTTGTGTATCTGCTGGTACACTGAAGACATACTGCTATATGTTGACGTAACCAAATCTAGCTCAGATATAGGGATGAAGAAACATTAGTTTACGTTATATAACTGAGATATATCTATGTATTATACTTAGTTTCGGTTTTCTGTACTAAGCAGAGTAACGGAATGTGTATTCTATTTTGGctagaagagaaaataaaatatgattccctattttttaaaaaataaatttaaacatataaattatcatacATATGTTTCCaatacttttcatatttttttacatttttaaagttatgtttactatttttctcatcAACCAAGGGCAAAACAAGTCAAAAAATGACCAAAGTATGAAAAGTCCTAAATTGACAATAGAAAATTCAAAGTGTCTCTTTTTACCAATTCtcccaaaaaatattaagttatacAAAGTTTGACGtacgaaaatgaaaatttttgaatttttttacctAATTACACAAACATGAAAAaagtaatactaaattttacgaagtttgacaaacaaaaatgatgtacttaaccaaaattattttaagttacaccaaattttacaaacataaataacaaaccAAGTAACATAAACACAAATTATAGCATCTAAATTGTTACGTTTTtcttagtttcaaaattttagacaATCTATATTACTTAGTTTCACTTAGTTTCACTTACTTATACATAGtaataaatcttaataaattaaaattatacaaaGTTTCAAATTCAAGAGATGCGACTGTTGCAGTGAGAAGGCGTGTGAGAGAAGTCGTGCTTCCTCAGGGAGTCAATCAAATTACCCTTAAATGGACATGCCACTGCTTGAATcattaattacatgatttttctcaaactaaatattatcattttcatttattatctCCAATACTGCTGGTGGCTGTcgttaaatatatacattacgTTTTGGATACTAATCATTTCTTGCAAAATACAACAATAGACTATATAAATTTCGTTAAGTTTtacatagttttaaatatttatacaatcttaattgttacgtttttcttagtttcataaatttagacaatcTAAATCACTTAATTTTACTTACTTATACATAGTTATATATCTTAATAAGTTAAATCCAAGAGATGCGACAGTCGAGGAGTCTATCAAATCACCTATAAATGGACACATTTCTGCTTAAATCTGGGTGAGTGGTTCATTAAATTTCAAGGGTTTATCACTTATACAAGTAACAAATAATTTACGAGATTTCTCTCACACAAtaaccattttattttatcaaagttAGACGAACTTGACTTCTCTCCCTCCTTCAATGATTCATAAGATTCTCTACAACGTAGCAACGACCAGTATCCAAGACTTTGGTTGTGCACGGATTGTTTTTTTCGGGTTAAACAAAATTGGAAGATATGATTACTTCTACAGATCGGCAAGTCTCATTTACATGAATGACTGGCTAGACAAGGTCAATGATGTTCGAATGTTCAGAATTAGTTGCTACCGTGTGGGTAATCCAGAGGCCATACTTGAGAGGTATGTATGAGTTCTTCATCCTCCATTTAGttggtaagaaaaaaatatatcttactGCTGAGAGAGGATGCTTGTTGGCCCTATTTGTATATGGTATGATGAACTTAGCCTTTAGTGTTGATGATGGAGGATTGGTTCACAACTACCATGCTTTTACTCGTCAACATGTTGATCAGATGTTTCAAATCATCAATAGTTGGGAACTCACAGGCCATTGAGATTATGAAAAACCTGTCATGTTTCTATCTATGGCTGAAATGATAGATCCTAATGTGACATATGATTGCTGGTGCTCCAGAATCATAAAATTAGTGTTTGTAGTCTCCCTA contains:
- the LOC130505351 gene encoding uncharacterized protein LOC130505351; this translates as MVLIYVKSGEWVSSSSEEWSFVVDKDRRGRMVTLDATTVLERLKIMVCDDYGVEPNSVNVELSYEMVNQRGNPPIIISNDRQVANFMGYAKKGLGPTLCVTFSSSGVNQKERVNIDLNKEPCDSSNIEDEEVPEINPADFVKASKEPCDTRKEQVAGDGCGDENGDSENKSFQILTEKDGKSLRPDFVKKDQIFRSKMVLKATMEIWAMKHHFDYTVNKSTRKWWYIRCKDRLCNWAVRAGCLDGSTYFMINKCEGRHTCAPSKRSKFGKTASARTIGSLIQHRFDDSNEGPKSNEIIQFMRMEHSVEITYSHAWEAREFAIAAVRGIPDESYAKIPKYLHMIKEANPGTHTHYETADDGRFLYLFMSFGQSVRGFYNTMRRVIVVDGTFLKNKYKGVLLVATAVDGNSNLYPLAFGVVDSENDDSWGWFFRQLKEVVADSNDLAFVSDRNSSIAKAIATVYPRSAHGICIHHLLTNVVKHFKEKGLTALVEQASKAYRYTEFQERITEIFDMNPELGRYLLEADVRKWARSVFPGSRYDIRTTNPAESINSLLKIPREYPVIPLLDSIREFMNRWFYERRLLSSKHLDPLTVKVEKKIDRRIVKAKGFQVYKIDNFRSLVKGDKYDCHVDLGRRTCTCGKYDIGKIPCRHAIPAIYSRGREVHSFTDDVYTTATWRKAYEESINPIAVPESDWNVQAKVKSTKVLPPDSRKSAGRPVKRRYETVEDKIRASQGSSKNKKHKCSRCGNEGHKRGTCDLPI